The DNA region GATCTCATGAATGGATTAAACGCATACGAGAAGAGCGACTACGATAGTGCAGTTACATTTTTTCAAAGTGGTTGTGATGCAGATAATGCCGAAGCGTGTTATAACCTTGGCAATATGTACGACTCAGGGCTTGGCGTTTACAAAGATGATGCAAAAGCTGTTTCACTCTTTACAAAGTCATGTGATGGCGGTTTTTCAGATGGTTGTTACAATCTTGGCATTATGTATGACACAGGAGAAGGTGTCGCCAAAGATGCCATCAAAGCGTTTACCCTTTTTTATAAATCGTGCGAAAGTGGTCATACGAGAGGCTGTTACAGCGTTGCACTGATGTACTACAAAGGGCAAGGTGTCCAAAAAGATTACAGTAAAGCTCTTTCATTGTTCCAAAAAACCTGTGATGAAGGCTACGAAAAGAGCTGTTATAATTTGGGTGTGATGTACCGCAATGGTGAAGGAGTAACCAAAAATTTGGATAAAGCACTCGAACTTTACAAACGTGCCTGTGAACAAAATCTCTCAATCGCATGCGATAAATATGGAAAACTTAGAAATGAGATGCAGTAAAAAGTAGGTAATGGCAGAGAGGAAGGGAAAATTTGCCATTCCTTACTATATCCACAAATCCCTATTTTTAGGGATTCTAAAAGCATTTTATTCCTTTTTTTCTTGAATTATAACATAAAAAAGTTGGACAAAAGTTGGACACTTTGGTTGATAGTATTGTATTAAATGTGAAGTTCTGGGTACTCATCTGAAATTTTTTTTAAAACTTCTTCTTGACTCATAGATTGTAATTTTTCATATTGGTCATTGGTTATTTTCATACAATCATTTAAGTATAATGGTTCATAGAATTTTGTATGTCCATTGAATCCTTCCAATGGATTTGTATTCTGTATCTCATAAATGCCTTTCCCTGCTACAACTGTTTTATCATATAAATTAAATTTATAAATACTCATTTTAGTCCTTTTGAATAATTAAATACTTTGTTATTTTTTGTTCTAAAACTATGATTTAAAAGAGAAAAATGTGTATTAAGAACTATTTGGGGTTATATTATACTAAAAGATAATTTTTGCCTAGGATAAAGTATACTTTCCTAGGCCTTTTGTACAAGTGAAGAGATTAACTCCACCTCCCCACTAATTTTGTTTTATATATAATTATTGTGTTTAGCGGGGAGTTAACCTTCTAAAAATATCAATATCAGTTTTATCAAGAGTAAGATGATATTTTGCCAAATTCAATTGATTGTTTGACACTTGTTGAAGTTTTTCTGCAATAGTTGCTTCAATACATGCCATATTATTATGCAATATATCTTTTAAACTCATGTTTTCTTGAGCTTTAATCAAAGCATCTCTATTGTCATCTTGAGAGAAGTTACTTAACCTTGCAGCTTCATCACTTCTTAGCTCTTCTAAAAATTCTTTGCTTATAAGAACATTAATCTTTTTTTCATTGCCATTTTCTTTGACAAGGATATTTACTGCTATACCAGCACTTATACAATCATTGACAGTCTCTATATCCAACTCTACTTCTATCATTTGTTAATTCTCCATTATCATGAATTTTTAGTGTAAATAAACATCATATCTTTTTGGCATGGTGTTGTACATCATCAAATTATTATTGAGTTGTTGCATTTGTAGATCATTATTCAAGTTTTGCATTGCTTGATTAAAATTTGCTTGTTCTGCTGCTTGGGCTTGTCTTTGAGCTGCTTGGGCTTGGGCTTCTTGCGCTTTAATAGCTCTTTCTTGTCCCATTTGTTTTCTTTTTACTTCTTTTGCTTGATTAATTTGAGCTAATTTTGCATCAATTTTGATTTTTAATTGAGCAATTTTTTCATCTTCATGGCATATTGCTTTATATTCATTATTATCCATAAAATCAACTTTTACACTATCTTTGCAGATTTTCTTTTTATATTTTTCTTTAATGATTAATGCTTTATTTTGAGCTTCTAAAGCAAGATTTGCTTCTTTCTTAATTTCTTCAAAGACAGCATCAGCTTTATTAAAATAGCTTTGTGGTAACTGTACTCTTCTTATTAATGCTCCATTTGACATTTCACCAGCATTAGTACCACCTTGTTTCATTGTAGCAAAGCCATATCCATTGAATTTGTTTGTTTTATTGTCTTTGAGATTAAATTCATACTTTCTATTATCAAATTCATTAGTTGTAAAATCCATTATCACATAACCAAAATTTGGATAAAGTTTCCCATAATAAGTTAAATCAGAAAATGGATAATTTCTAATTGATAATGCAGGTGTTTTCAATGTTTCTCTTACACCATATGTCAAACGAACTGCTAAACTGGTCAGTAGAAAATGTAATTTGAGAGTTGCATTTTGATTTAAAACCTTAAAGAACCAAGTTAAATTGGTTAAACTCCATTTTCAATTTTTTGGAAAGGAGTTGAATGTTAAAAAAAGGTGAAATTAAAATGATAAAGAAGTTTTTAGCTGAAGGGTTTAGTAAAAGTGCCATTGCTAGAAAGTTAGGTATTTCAAGAGAAACTGTAAGGCGCTATGCCAATCTTCCAGATGATTATATTCCCCATATCAATAGACCTCCTGTGATTAACAGTGTTGATCCTTATTTGCCACATATCGCCAAGA from Sulfurospirillum diekertiae includes:
- a CDS encoding tetratricopeptide repeat protein; the encoded protein is MKKFLHLLSFLALCTSLSYADDLMNGLNAYEKSDYDSAVTFFQSGCDADNAEACYNLGNMYDSGLGVYKDDAKAVSLFTKSCDGGFSDGCYNLGIMYDTGEGVAKDAIKAFTLFYKSCESGHTRGCYSVALMYYKGQGVQKDYSKALSLFQKTCDEGYEKSCYNLGVMYRNGEGVTKNLDKALELYKRACEQNLSIACDKYGKLRNEMQ